In one window of Leptospira sp. WS92.C1 DNA:
- a CDS encoding rod-binding protein, producing the protein MKIDSINDYTNKLNLLEKPEVRSLINAENSSKGKQNLSFPDQLREEFNEKLSGKISSSEIRLPHNIKEETQADPYRKKLYSASVEFESIFVKMMLTEMKKTIEKSGLIDGGHAEEIFEDMLYDEYSKNLSSNSSLGLAEQIYQSLSSNLPPVTPAKKMDQKV; encoded by the coding sequence ATGAAAATCGATTCCATCAACGACTATACAAACAAATTGAATCTTCTTGAAAAGCCGGAAGTTAGAAGTTTGATCAATGCGGAAAATTCGAGCAAGGGAAAACAAAATCTTTCTTTTCCGGATCAGCTTCGGGAGGAATTTAACGAGAAACTTTCCGGAAAAATCAGTTCATCCGAAATCAGACTTCCTCATAATATCAAAGAAGAGACACAAGCCGATCCGTATCGCAAAAAATTATACTCAGCTTCCGTGGAATTCGAATCCATCTTTGTTAAGATGATGTTGACAGAAATGAAAAAGACGATTGAAAAGTCAGGTCTCATCGACGGAGGTCACGCCGAAGAGATTTTCGAAGACATGCTCTATGACGAATATTCGAAAAATCTTTCTTCCAACTCCTCATTGGGATTGGCGGAACAAATTTATCAATCTCTTTCTTCAAATCTTCCTCCCGTGACTCCTGCAAAAAAAATGGATCAGAAAGTCTGA
- a CDS encoding penicillin-binding transpeptidase domain-containing protein, translating into MPPMPFSEKSLKEEGRFVCAILVNLTTRTKVYFHKEECLHKTPPASLYHSILTLIALENGYLKEDQSLFYWDKTRHPYIRWQKDQNLKSALEYSVHWYFTKLWKDIGPEKGKQFLERLNDFSSPVPFSKSSFWLDGSFVVSPSEFADFLIRLQDPSPPFHKKTIQIVSRLLKRSPGTLSNASGSHDLPGDWSGSENYSSDSAFYYNQDEANSWFWTSFQKAEVSWLLLTRIRMKGHPALPLDAAKLGAQILQDEFVLPHSQF; encoded by the coding sequence TTGCCGCCGATGCCTTTTTCCGAAAAGAGTCTCAAGGAAGAAGGGCGTTTTGTCTGTGCGATCTTAGTCAACCTCACTACACGAACCAAAGTCTATTTTCATAAGGAAGAATGTTTGCACAAAACACCTCCCGCTTCTCTATATCATTCCATTCTCACTTTGATCGCTTTGGAGAACGGATATCTAAAAGAAGATCAGTCTCTTTTTTATTGGGACAAAACAAGACATCCGTATATTCGATGGCAAAAAGATCAGAATCTAAAATCCGCTCTCGAATATTCGGTCCATTGGTATTTTACAAAACTCTGGAAGGATATCGGACCCGAAAAGGGAAAACAATTCTTAGAACGCCTGAACGATTTTTCAAGTCCTGTTCCTTTTAGCAAAAGTTCGTTTTGGTTGGACGGTTCTTTTGTAGTTTCTCCTTCCGAGTTTGCGGATTTTTTAATTCGACTTCAAGATCCATCTCCTCCCTTTCACAAAAAGACGATTCAAATCGTAAGCAGACTTTTAAAACGTTCCCCCGGTACACTTTCCAACGCAAGCGGAAGCCATGATCTTCCCGGGGATTGGAGCGGGTCGGAAAATTACAGCTCCGATTCTGCGTTCTACTACAATCAAGACGAAGCGAATTCCTGGTTTTGGACTTCTTTTCAAAAAGCGGAAGTATCCTGGCTTTTGCTGACACGAATTCGAATGAAGGGACATCCGGCCCTTCCCTTAGATGCCGCCAAACTCGGAGCACAAATTCTTCAAGACGAATTTGTTCTTCCTCATTCGCAATTTTGA
- a CDS encoding cation:proton antiporter, whose protein sequence is MKKISLFYIFLIFLFVLFLGFILQSGQTLESEKENQTASQTLPVNSADSKKASVKVNAERPDFLDLPAMGKIFSGHLKQPLSRLLLQLIVIMLAARFFGKLATWVGQPVVIGEILAGILLGPSLLGILFPEGFSLLFPKESLSTLQILSQLGLLLFMFVIGMELDLKILKNQAESAVVISHSSIMFPFLLGAGLAYFLYVPLAPAGVDFAAFCLFMGIGMSITAFPVLARIILERGWTKTTLGSLALTAAAADDVTAWCILAIVVTIVNAGSFSSGILTILMSITYMLVMWKGILPLMRRAGNLYTTKESMTKTISAFFFLFIFLSSWITEIIGIHALFGAFLAGVVMPDKKELRTNLVDKIEDFSLTVLLPLFFAFTGLRTKFGLLSSSGLWPVFFIILFVAILGKLGGSAVAAKISGKNWKDSLSVGILMNTRGLMELIVLNIGYDLGILSEEIFSMMVLMALTTTIMTGPGLKLVEWFFSQEKSVTSKKTETDIIISFAQHTRGLELLKIAYGLFPEKKKEREVTAVHLSPDSNISETHAEKYESSSFTPLKELSKELNIRLNTIYKTSTNITKDIIRIIGDGNYKLLLIGAARSFFSDDILSGKIRTILSETNCNAGILFSSHLEDVKNIQILFGGEKDLNLLQIARRLAGNYNSKLSLVSLNGSVDLLPLKIKQALKKEKIKPLPFGSNASEWKQFDLILCDLDFWENNPEFRVKELPKGGGLLLIRSVDDFFLEG, encoded by the coding sequence ATGAAAAAAATATCGTTATTTTATATATTCCTAATTTTCTTATTTGTGCTTTTCTTGGGATTCATTCTCCAATCGGGTCAAACCCTTGAATCCGAAAAGGAAAATCAAACCGCTTCTCAAACCTTGCCCGTCAACTCCGCGGACTCCAAAAAAGCATCCGTAAAAGTAAACGCAGAACGTCCTGATTTTTTAGACCTTCCAGCGATGGGAAAGATTTTCTCGGGACATCTCAAACAACCGCTTTCCAGATTGTTATTGCAATTGATCGTCATTATGTTAGCCGCTCGTTTTTTCGGAAAGTTGGCCACATGGGTCGGCCAACCCGTCGTAATCGGAGAAATTCTTGCGGGAATTCTTCTCGGACCTTCTCTTCTCGGCATTTTATTTCCGGAAGGATTTTCACTTTTGTTTCCGAAAGAATCCCTTTCCACTCTCCAAATCCTAAGTCAGCTCGGACTTTTGCTTTTTATGTTTGTGATCGGAATGGAGCTCGATCTTAAAATTTTAAAAAACCAAGCGGAATCAGCGGTGGTAATTTCCCATTCCAGCATTATGTTTCCGTTTCTTTTAGGAGCGGGGCTGGCGTATTTTTTGTATGTTCCTCTTGCTCCAGCCGGAGTAGACTTTGCCGCCTTTTGTCTTTTTATGGGAATCGGAATGAGTATCACGGCCTTTCCGGTTCTTGCAAGAATCATCTTGGAAAGAGGTTGGACAAAAACTACGTTAGGCAGCCTTGCGCTTACGGCGGCAGCCGCGGACGATGTGACGGCGTGGTGTATTTTAGCGATCGTGGTTACGATCGTAAATGCGGGCTCCTTTTCTTCGGGGATTCTAACGATCCTTATGTCCATAACTTATATGCTTGTAATGTGGAAAGGAATTCTACCCCTCATGAGACGGGCTGGAAATTTATACACAACAAAGGAATCGATGACAAAGACAATCTCCGCATTTTTCTTTTTGTTTATCTTCCTATCGTCTTGGATTACGGAAATCATCGGAATCCACGCGCTGTTTGGGGCATTTCTGGCGGGTGTGGTTATGCCGGACAAAAAGGAACTGAGAACCAATCTTGTGGATAAGATTGAGGATTTCAGTCTTACGGTCCTACTCCCTCTATTCTTCGCATTTACCGGTTTGAGAACCAAGTTCGGTCTTTTGTCAAGTTCCGGGCTTTGGCCAGTGTTTTTTATTATCTTGTTTGTGGCCATTCTTGGAAAATTAGGCGGAAGCGCAGTCGCCGCGAAAATTTCCGGAAAAAATTGGAAGGATTCCCTTTCGGTCGGAATCCTCATGAATACCCGCGGATTGATGGAGTTGATCGTCCTTAACATCGGATATGATTTGGGAATCTTATCCGAGGAAATTTTTTCGATGATGGTTTTGATGGCGTTGACGACAACGATCATGACCGGGCCGGGTTTGAAATTGGTGGAATGGTTTTTCTCCCAAGAAAAGTCCGTTACAAGCAAAAAAACGGAAACGGATATTATCATATCTTTTGCGCAACATACCAGAGGTTTGGAACTATTAAAAATTGCTTATGGACTTTTTCCGGAAAAGAAAAAGGAAAGGGAGGTTACTGCCGTACACCTTTCGCCAGACTCCAATATATCGGAAACCCACGCAGAAAAATACGAATCTTCCAGTTTTACTCCCTTAAAAGAACTTTCCAAGGAGTTAAATATCCGCCTAAATACGATCTATAAAACCTCCACCAATATCACCAAGGATATCATTCGGATCATCGGAGACGGAAATTATAAACTGCTTTTGATCGGAGCGGCTCGTTCTTTTTTTTCGGATGATATTCTGAGCGGAAAGATTCGAACCATCCTCAGTGAAACGAATTGTAACGCCGGCATTTTATTTTCATCCCATCTCGAAGATGTAAAAAACATTCAGATCCTTTTTGGTGGAGAAAAGGATCTGAACCTGCTTCAGATTGCGAGAAGACTCGCAGGAAATTATAACTCAAAACTTTCCCTCGTAAGTCTAAACGGCTCGGTCGATTTGCTTCCTTTAAAAATCAAACAGGCCCTCAAAAAAGAAAAAATAAAACCTCTTCCATTCGGAAGTAATGCTTCGGAATGGAAACAATTTGATCTGATCCTATGCGATCTGGATTTTTGGGAAAACAACCCCGAATTCAGGGTTAAAGAATTGCCCAAGGGAGGAGGTCTTCTTCTGATTCGCTCTGTGGACGACTTTTTTTTGGAAGGCTGA
- a CDS encoding DNA methyltransferase, producing the protein MSTALKRKERKIQTGEFWTSRQRQSHSIHYSVSYRASFKPELPAFFLDKYLSGNKGVVLDPFGGRGTTCIQANLEGHTAIHNDISPMSLFLAKSRQRVSSVESMEKILAGLDLKKKVREEKEDQDLLAFYHKDTLNEIKNLKKILSQDDSPEMQYIGVTALSRLHGHSDGFFSVYSFPQISIPPNAQKRNNEKKGIRPEYKEIKSRILQKMKRDLKTPLPPFYHEFSGRNRYTNHSSLHLESLEDSVTDLVITSPPFLDKVNYEEDNWLRYWFLEIELPDHKKPSIFSTLSGWTDFIHGTLEELSRVLKSGGVCVMEVGDIKKGKTVFNLDEYVIQAASETGLEWETTFINDQKFTKLSNCWNVSNNEKGTNSNRCVVFRNYK; encoded by the coding sequence ATGTCGACAGCACTCAAACGAAAAGAAAGAAAAATTCAAACCGGAGAATTCTGGACTTCCCGCCAGAGACAATCCCATTCCATTCATTATAGCGTGAGTTATCGCGCCTCGTTCAAGCCGGAACTGCCCGCATTCTTCCTAGATAAATATCTTTCCGGAAATAAGGGGGTTGTTTTGGACCCGTTTGGCGGAAGAGGGACCACTTGTATCCAAGCCAATCTGGAAGGACATACTGCGATTCACAATGATATCAGTCCTATGTCTCTGTTTTTGGCCAAATCCAGACAAAGAGTTTCCTCTGTGGAAAGTATGGAAAAAATTCTCGCGGGATTGGATCTGAAAAAGAAGGTTCGAGAGGAAAAAGAAGATCAGGACCTTCTCGCCTTTTATCATAAAGATACCTTGAATGAAATTAAGAATCTGAAAAAGATTTTATCTCAAGATGATTCTCCGGAGATGCAATATATCGGGGTCACGGCTCTTTCCAGATTACACGGTCATAGCGACGGATTTTTTTCCGTATACAGTTTTCCACAAATCTCCATTCCGCCTAACGCTCAAAAACGGAATAACGAGAAAAAGGGAATTCGTCCGGAATACAAGGAAATCAAATCCAGAATCCTACAGAAGATGAAACGGGATCTAAAAACGCCGCTTCCTCCGTTTTATCACGAATTTTCCGGAAGAAATCGTTATACAAATCATTCTTCTTTGCATTTGGAATCTTTGGAAGATTCTGTCACCGATCTTGTCATAACGTCTCCACCTTTTCTGGATAAGGTGAACTATGAAGAGGACAACTGGTTGCGTTATTGGTTTTTGGAAATCGAGCTTCCGGATCACAAAAAGCCGAGTATCTTTTCGACGCTTTCCGGATGGACCGATTTTATTCACGGAACCTTGGAGGAATTGTCTCGGGTTTTGAAGTCCGGAGGTGTTTGTGTGATGGAAGTTGGGGATATTAAAAAAGGGAAAACCGTTTTCAATCTGGACGAATACGTGATTCAAGCCGCTTCCGAAACCGGTTTGGAATGGGAAACCACCTTTATCAACGATCAAAAATTTACCAAACTTTCAAATTGCTGGAATGTTTCGAATAACGAAAAAGGTACGAATTCAAATCGTTGTGTCGTTTTTCGGAATTATAAGTAG
- the flgG gene encoding flagellar basal-body rod protein FlgG: MRSLWTAATGMIAQQFHIDTISNNLANVNTTGFKKNRADFEDLVYQHQVLAGTPATSVSEIPTGVNVGHGVRAAASQKLFEIGSFQATGNKLDMAITGEMGFFKIQMPDGSFAFSRDGSFKIDSNQQVVTSNGYLLEPPLILPEGAILNTLMISEQGEVTVKVGADIRPIVIGQVELYRFVNPAGLTAIGKNLFQETMASGPEIPGTPGMEGFGNVLQGFLEMSNVKIVEEMVNMIVAQRAYESNSKAIQTSDNMLSTAISLKR; this comes from the coding sequence ATGCGCTCACTCTGGACGGCTGCTACGGGTATGATTGCCCAGCAATTTCACATAGATACGATTTCAAACAACTTAGCAAACGTAAACACTACGGGTTTTAAAAAGAACCGCGCCGATTTTGAAGACCTGGTCTATCAACATCAGGTTTTGGCCGGAACTCCGGCCACTTCGGTGAGCGAGATTCCGACCGGGGTCAACGTGGGTCATGGGGTCCGCGCAGCCGCTTCTCAAAAACTTTTTGAGATTGGTTCCTTTCAAGCCACCGGGAACAAACTGGATATGGCCATCACCGGCGAGATGGGATTTTTTAAGATCCAAATGCCGGACGGAAGTTTTGCATTTTCTAGAGACGGATCTTTTAAGATCGATTCCAACCAACAGGTGGTGACGTCTAACGGATATCTTTTGGAACCTCCTCTGATCCTTCCCGAAGGCGCTATCTTAAACACTCTCATGATCTCCGAACAAGGGGAAGTCACCGTAAAGGTCGGGGCCGATATCCGTCCGATCGTGATCGGTCAAGTGGAACTTTATCGTTTCGTAAACCCCGCGGGTCTTACCGCGATCGGTAAAAACCTATTCCAGGAAACCATGGCTTCCGGTCCCGAAATTCCGGGAACTCCGGGTATGGAAGGATTCGGTAACGTCCTCCAGGGATTTCTCGAGATGAGTAACGTAAAGATCGTCGAAGAAATGGTGAACATGATTGTCGCTCAGAGAGCCTACGAATCCAATTCGAAGGCGATTCAGACTTCGGACAATATGTTATCCACAGCGATCTCTCTGAAGAGATAA
- a CDS encoding flagellar basal body L-ring protein FlgH, producing the protein MILSLIPRILGVSIVYILLIFVIFTEKGSGLKAQESSLWTDKNPYSVRQSIKVGSPLYIKIRNGLQAEFELESNTDETLTLKAMPDKKIIPDMPSYNNDRTITRKNKGKIKSVGKIKGNLTALVTAVDPNTGLLTIQGQKVSVINGEENSLVLAGTVAPEFVEKDSSLDSDKVANLQITYSGKINPKQINPPIALKTVTNPDGSVTIKAELSEEEKQRLILNQINRLLGESQ; encoded by the coding sequence ATGATTTTAAGTTTAATCCCGAGGATTTTGGGAGTTTCCATAGTTTACATTCTTCTTATATTTGTAATTTTTACGGAAAAAGGCTCTGGACTCAAAGCCCAGGAATCCTCTCTCTGGACGGATAAAAATCCGTATTCGGTCCGCCAGAGTATCAAAGTAGGTTCTCCACTTTATATCAAGATCAGAAACGGGCTTCAGGCGGAGTTCGAACTCGAATCGAACACGGACGAGACTTTGACTCTCAAAGCAATGCCCGATAAAAAAATCATTCCAGATATGCCTTCGTATAACAACGATCGTACGATCACTCGCAAAAATAAGGGAAAGATCAAATCCGTCGGAAAGATCAAAGGAAATCTTACCGCGCTCGTGACCGCGGTCGATCCGAACACGGGTTTACTTACTATCCAAGGTCAGAAAGTGAGCGTGATCAACGGAGAAGAGAACAGTCTGGTCCTTGCCGGAACCGTCGCTCCCGAATTTGTGGAAAAAGATTCCTCCCTGGATAGCGATAAGGTCGCAAATCTTCAAATCACATACAGCGGAAAAATCAATCCCAAACAGATCAATCCCCCCATCGCACTGAAGACAGTGACCAACCCGGACGGATCCGTTACGATCAAGGCGGAACTTTCCGAGGAAGAAAAACAACGGTTGATTCTAAACCAAATTAACCGACTTCTCGGGGAATCACAATGA
- a CDS encoding flagellar basal body P-ring protein FlgI: MKLKYSIYCILFVLSVFSLNSAELRLKDIARIEGVRENQIVGYGIVVGLPGTGDSKTPFTSESMKNYLKNLGVEANLKPDQTRNIASVLITATLPTYSRKGDKLNVVVSSIGDAKSLEGGVLLQSPLKTAGDKIFAVASGVISFGGRQEQERGSSGRGNKKTVGLVHGGAIVEQELDQNFYSSERVQIQLEDQDFTTLNSVISQIRSILPGKYGIAPESVIPVSPSEINIVLGKTFENKSDTFLNLLSDIENLTVETQVKPRVVINERTGVIVMGGNITIEEVAVSRSGLNLSVTDKNRRRNWLGKEQEPQKSSFLIEESTSVGDVVEALNKVGASTRDIIAILEALKKSGALHAELEIQ; the protein is encoded by the coding sequence ATGAAATTGAAATATTCTATTTATTGCATTCTTTTTGTTCTTTCGGTATTTTCTCTGAATTCCGCGGAGCTAAGATTGAAGGATATCGCAAGAATCGAAGGTGTTCGTGAAAATCAGATCGTAGGTTACGGTATCGTAGTCGGTCTTCCCGGAACCGGAGACAGTAAAACTCCGTTTACTTCCGAGAGTATGAAGAATTATCTCAAAAATCTCGGAGTCGAAGCCAATCTCAAACCCGATCAAACCAGAAACATCGCCTCCGTTTTGATCACCGCGACGCTTCCGACCTATTCCAGAAAAGGCGACAAGTTGAACGTGGTCGTTTCCTCTATCGGTGACGCTAAGTCTTTGGAAGGAGGGGTTCTTTTACAATCCCCTCTGAAGACTGCGGGTGATAAAATCTTTGCGGTTGCGTCCGGGGTAATTTCGTTCGGAGGAAGACAGGAACAAGAACGGGGTAGTAGCGGTCGAGGTAACAAAAAGACAGTCGGTCTCGTACATGGAGGAGCGATCGTAGAACAGGAATTGGATCAGAATTTTTATTCTTCGGAAAGAGTTCAGATACAACTTGAAGATCAGGACTTTACGACTCTCAATTCGGTGATCTCTCAGATCCGTTCCATTCTTCCGGGCAAATACGGAATCGCTCCGGAGTCTGTGATTCCCGTTTCTCCTTCGGAGATCAACATCGTTCTCGGTAAAACTTTTGAGAACAAATCGGACACATTTTTAAATTTGCTATCCGATATTGAAAATCTAACCGTTGAAACTCAGGTAAAACCGAGAGTTGTCATCAACGAAAGAACCGGAGTGATCGTAATGGGTGGAAACATCACGATCGAAGAAGTCGCCGTTTCCCGTTCCGGTTTAAATTTATCCGTGACCGATAAAAATAGAAGACGCAACTGGTTGGGTAAAGAACAGGAACCGCAGAAAAGTTCGTTTCTCATAGAGGAATCTACAAGCGTAGGAGACGTTGTCGAGGCCTTAAACAAGGTGGGCGCCTCCACCCGGGATATCATCGCGATTCTGGAAGCTCTTAAAAAATCGGGCGCGTTACACGCTGAACTGGAGATACAATGA
- the flgA gene encoding flagellar basal body P-ring formation chaperone FlgA, whose amino-acid sequence MNLVRTLFILVFLTSPLWGGGVSGIYLKGRAIVEGEEVLLSSIARIPDGFEDRVILKNLKKPVFVGSKEILNVYGDLDPIVTGKETLVLPLNHALEPSEITESLFNEIKKKHPNEEFRLTFLSGETKVPREGVELRWANLSSRLHPGQIMASLEVFFQNQKVHSLRIRFQVEQKVRVLKATRPLGKGIRIVESDFKEEEFLTPEAILDSPGKELLGSTLLKDMNEGEIFRKKHVRKIADVQRGGEILMVYHKGSLVLKTKVKALSSGNIGDEVQVSTHSREGQMRAKVVDKNTVVTE is encoded by the coding sequence ATGAATCTTGTGCGAACCCTCTTTATCCTTGTTTTTTTGACGAGCCCTCTTTGGGGAGGAGGAGTATCCGGTATTTATCTCAAAGGTCGCGCGATTGTGGAAGGAGAAGAGGTGCTTCTTTCTTCGATTGCGAGAATCCCGGACGGTTTCGAAGACAGGGTGATCCTTAAAAATTTAAAAAAACCGGTCTTTGTAGGTTCTAAGGAAATCTTAAACGTCTACGGGGATTTGGATCCGATCGTCACCGGAAAGGAAACCCTCGTTCTTCCTCTCAATCATGCTCTGGAGCCTTCCGAGATTACGGAATCTCTTTTCAATGAGATCAAAAAAAAACATCCGAACGAAGAATTTCGCCTAACGTTCTTATCAGGTGAAACAAAGGTTCCGCGCGAAGGTGTGGAGCTGAGGTGGGCAAATCTTTCATCTCGTCTGCATCCGGGGCAAATCATGGCTTCTCTGGAAGTTTTTTTTCAGAATCAAAAAGTTCATTCTCTTCGAATTCGTTTTCAAGTGGAACAAAAAGTCCGCGTCTTAAAAGCGACGCGCCCTTTAGGCAAAGGTATCCGGATCGTGGAAAGCGATTTTAAAGAGGAAGAATTTTTAACCCCCGAAGCAATTTTGGACTCTCCCGGAAAGGAACTCTTGGGTTCCACTCTTCTCAAGGATATGAACGAGGGTGAAATCTTTCGTAAAAAACACGTTCGTAAGATCGCCGACGTTCAGAGAGGAGGCGAGATTCTCATGGTCTATCATAAGGGAAGTCTCGTTCTCAAAACAAAGGTCAAGGCTCTTAGCTCCGGAAATATCGGAGACGAGGTTCAGGTGAGCACTCATTCCAGAGAAGGACAGATGAGGGCAAAGGTTGTGGATAAGAATACGGTGGTTACAGAATGA